In the genome of Gadus chalcogrammus isolate NIFS_2021 chromosome 21, NIFS_Gcha_1.0, whole genome shotgun sequence, one region contains:
- the epha7 gene encoding ephrin type-A receptor 7, with the protein MGPAPAVHLAWLSAAAAASGLIRTGPAGAGAAPTAPARRQQPGRCPVNEHTLDVFLPRRVRQVCCCLFGRSEPRGVLGVLRAEHSDGWSGTSDQASVMLVVEEGKEAEELVGKEFDHPNVVHLEGVVTRGKPVMIVIEFMENGSLDGFLRKHDGQFTVIQLVGMLRGVAAGMRYLSDMGYVHRDLAARNVLVNSNLVCKVSDFGLSRVMEDDPEAVYTTTGGKIPIRWTASEAIQYRKFTSASDVWSYGIVMWEVMSYGERPYWDMSNQDVIKAIEEGYRLPAPMDCPPGLHQLMLDCWQKERAERPKFEQIVGLLDKMIRNPNTLKTPAGTCTRPISPLLDQNPPDFSAFCSVSEWLEAIKMERYRDNFTAAGYNSLQSVARMSIEDVMSLGISLVGHQKKVMSSIQTMRAQVLHLHGTGVQV; encoded by the exons ATGGGCCCGGCTCCAGCCGTCCATCTGGCCTGgctctcagcagcagcagcagcctctggTCTGATCCGGACGGGGCCAGCTGGAGCCGGCGCAGCCCCCACAGCCCCAGCACGGCGCCAGCAGCCCGGCCGCTGCCCTGTTAATGAGCACACCCTGGACGTCTTCCTCCCGCGCCGGGTCCGTCAGGTCTGCTGTTGTTTGTTCGGCCGCTCCGAGCCCCGCGGGGTTCTGGGAGTTCTCCGCGCAGAGCACAGCGATGGCTGGTCTG GAACCTCCGACCAGGCTTCGgtgatgctggtggtggaggaggggaaggaggcagaggagctGGTGGGGAAAGAG TTCGACCACCCTAATGTCGTGCACCTGGAGGGCGTGGTCACGCGAG GTAAACCGGTGATGATCGTCATCGAATTCATGGAGAACGGATCGCTGGACGGCTTCCTCAGG AAGCACGACGGTCAGTTCACGGTCATCCAGCTGGTGGGGATGTTGCGGGGCGTGGCGGCGGGGATGCGCTACCTGTCGGACATGGGCTACGTGCACCGCGACCTGGCCGCCCGCAACGTCCTGGTCAACAGCAACCTGGTCTGCAAGGTGTCCGACTTCGGCCTCTCCAGGGTGATGGAGGACGACCCGGAGGCCGTCTACACCACCACC GGTGGGAAGATCCCGATCCGGTGGACGGCGTCGGAGGCCATCCAGTACAGGAAGTTCACGTCGGCCAGTGACGTGTGGAGCTACGGCATCGTCATGTGGGAGGTCATGTCCTATGGGGAGCGGCCTTACTGGGACATGTCCAATCAGGAT GTGATCAAGGCCATCGAGGAGGGCTACCGGCTGCCCGCCCCCATGGACTGCCCCCCCGGGCTGCACCAGCTCATGCTGGACTGCTGGCAGAAGGAGCGTGCCGAGCGGCCCAAGTTTGAGCAGATCGTGGGGCTCCTGGACAAGATGATCCGGAACCCCAACACCCTGAAGACCCCCGCCGGGACCTGCACCAG ACCCAtcagccccctgctggaccagaaCCCGCCCGACTTCAGCGCCTTCTGCTCGGTGTCCGAGTGGCTGGAGGCCATCAAGATGGAGCGTTACCGCGACAACTTCACCGCCGCCGGGTACAACTCCCTGCAGTCGGTGGCCCGCATGTCCATCGA GGACGTCATGAGCCTGGGCATCTCGCTGGTGGGGCACCAGAAGAAGGTGATGAGCAGCATCCAGACCATGAGGGCCCAGGTGCTGCACCTCCACGGGACGGGAGTCCAGGTGTGA